The DNA sequence ATGAACGCAGTAAGgggctcgcattcgcgtaggtttAGGGCGCctgtgcatcgcgttcgtgaggttaatgtcgcattcgcgaagagcctTTTGAGGCAATGTCTAAGTTTGACCTTTTCGGTCTCGATGGTCCTATCGCGATCACGAAGGTTAGTGCTGGGCTGACTATTTTAAGTTTTAATTTCAGGATTTTAGTCCATTCTCCCATATTTTGAACTCTAGACTAGGAGATGGGTGATTTCTGAAGGAGATTTTCACACAAGGCaagggggtaagtgatttctacttgattttgattatatatcttaTTTCCCATAGATTATTATACATACATTATAggatttgaaagagaaatttgggggttttatcTATAATTGTGGAGAGTGTAAATTAGCGATTTGGGAGTCGATTTGGACCCAGTTTTGGAATCTAACCACATATTTGGACTTGTGGGGTTATGAATAGTTGgtatctaccccttgactcgggttttgattatgtgggcctgggttgacttttgttgacattaggagatttgattaaagattaaaACTTTATTGTTTATATTTTACCCCTATGGCTTTTTATGAagttattgagttgtatttgactagattcgactCGTTTGGAGGTTAATTTGAGaggaaaagctattttggaaAGTTGAAGACTACCAAgtagaggtaagtctcttgtctatccttgtaagatGGAATTCTCCCCGTGACCTATTTGCTATTTTGTTGCCCAGTTTAGGAGCCACGTATATGCGTAGCTAGATTATGACAATATCCACTATACGTTTGGCTTATGTTTATGCCTTGTTTGACTATGTGAGCTTATTGTTCATGTTTTATTGATTCTATGACTACGTGATGGCTTATATTTGTGGCTTAGAAGCATGTGTAGAGTTATGGCTTGATTGAAATTAGGCATAAATGATTACTTGCCATATTGAGATTTCTTGTTGAGACATAGCCACATACTTGTCTTATCGCTTCATGCTTTGATGGTTAAATGGCCTACTTCATTCGTGTTAAATATTATGACTGAATTCTTGAACGATAAAATTGCTTATTAGATTGTTGAGATGAATTGAATTATATGATTATCCATAGCATCGTTTAGCTATTTGTGCTTTTATCTGCATTTCTATTATTATGATTCGGTACCTTTGATTATATTGCCTCATATGCATATATCTATGAGTTGGAGAGTTAAATTTTGTGAAAAGATGAGAGTTTTGGCACCATAGACTTTATGAGCGGATATTGATTTTTGATGAGattgttgtggatcgggttgcatgctgcaatggTATTATGtatggattgggtggcacgccgccatgtgTACATGTGTGGATCGAGTGTCACGCCTCCACAagaatatttatggatcgggtttcacaccgcaatattatattatttattagtgaatcgggttgcatgtcgcaacaacGCTTGAATATTGGTACCGTCCCTCTggagtcaggtgattacccatgttaccttGGGCCCTGTGAGCGTAAGATATTTAGATTGGTATTGATTTGGACACTCGATCTATGTCGGTTATATGGATTTGTATAGGGAATTGGTATTGGGTTGTGAGCTTGCATTGGTAGCTTAGACTCATGTAGTGTCTCTTATGATTTTTGACTGTTGATTGCCTCATTTCCTAATTGTTAAAGATTTGAGATACCTAATATTGTATGATATCTCATATTTGAAAAGCATGTTTACATATCGATGTTATTGTGCTCTTCTTGGTAGACTTGATTGAGGATATCTTGCTTTATTTCATCTATTGTTCATGACTCTTATGATTATTGAGTTGATATAAGGTCCGACTATTAACCTCtcaccactacttcttcgaggctagacttgatGCTTGCTAAGTACCGTATTTTGTATTCATACTACCcttctatatatttttgtgcaggttctgaggctAGCTTTTGTGACACACACCCAGCTGAGTAGGAGTGCTACTAGGAGACTTTGTAGTGAGTTGCTTACTTGCTTCGATCCGCAGCACATGGAGTCCTCCCTTCCCTACTCATTACATCTGTCTTTGTATTAGTCATTTTCGGAGAGACTTTGTATTCAGTTGAGATCTTGTACTCCCGTCAGATGCTTGTGACTAGTTGTAACACCTGGAATTTGGGAAGCGTTTGTGAGACAATTGTGGTCATGTAGACCCTGTATGAGATTTATGCATTTTGATGTTTGAGTTGTGATTTATTCCACTTATTTTATTATCTTAAATTAGTTATTGGATTAATAAGTGcacattgttgttgttgttgagtgtttgcttgcctagcaagcggatAGGCTCCATCACAGCCTTTGGTgggatttcgggtcatgacaagttggtattaaagCTCTAGGTGCTAAGGGTCTAACAAGTCATGAGTATGCCTAGGTTGGTATCAAAGATCTAGGTTCTAAGGGTCTAACAAGTCACGAGCACGCCTAGTAAAGTCTGttggatcggtacaaagacgtcaaTATCTATCTGCGGGGGGCTATAGGTATTTAGGAAAACTTCTATTTTCTTGATTCTCTCTCATGCATTAATTATTATCTGAGCCAAAATTATCTCTTCtactctctcacagatagtgacaACGCGTGCTTCAGTAGCACCTGGTAATGGAGAGGCAGTACCTCCAGTTGCAGCCACAGGGGTAGGGTACCCATAGGGGGTTTCACAGTGGTGACTAGGGGTAGAACACCCTCTAGACCCCAGGAGCGTGTTTGGGAAGTATCAGTAGATCCGTCGGTTGATAAGGTAGATGACCAGTTTGTTGGTAATCAGATTGAGGCCCCAACTCCCACACAACACCTAGAGGGCTTTCTTGCGGCACTGGTATTCCAAGAAGCCATGGCCAAGATGGTCAGTTTTATCGATGCTTTGACTCAGGTTGGAGTAGTTCTAGTGGCCCCAACCACGTCTCAGGCTGGAAGGGGGATTCAGATCCCTACCACTCGTACTCTGGAGCAGCCTCCTACAGCAGGTCGGCCTGAGATTTTGCCTGCCACGTCTACCGATCAGCATAAGAGATTAGAGAGGTTTTAAAGGTTGTTTCCTCCATACATTGAGGGTAATGTTTCATAGGATGCCAAGATTTTCTAGATAGATGTCACCAGATGCTTCAAAATTTGGTCTTGGTAAAGTCCAATAGGGTGgacttcactacttttcagtttataAGAGCTACACGGAGATGGTGACAGACTTATGAGCTGGACCAGCATTTTCATCTCCACTTATTTGGGTATAGTTCTTGCATTTATTTCTTGAGAGGTACATCCCACAAACCAGGAGGGATGCGTTGAGGGGCTAGATTGAGCGGCTTCAGCAGGATCGCATGACCGTGAGCAACTATGAGGTGAGATTCGCAGATTTATCTTGTGGTGCTTCTATTTTGATCCCCAACAAGGTTGATAGGGTGAGGCAATTAATTGAGGGTTTGAACTATGGCCATTATAATTTTATGGCTCGAGAGTAGGAGATTAGGACTACTTTCCACCAGGCTATGGAAATAGCTCGAAGGATCAAGCATATTCGTAGTCAGAGGCAAGAGGCTGTGGAGAGAGAAAGATGGCCTCATCATTCTGGTAGCTTTAGTGGTACCTTATCAGGAGGTATATGTTAGTTTAGTAGAGGCCATCATGGTAGGCCTGCTCATTCTGCAATGCATATGGCAAGTGGTGTAGTGTCTCGACCTTCTTTTTGTACTCTAGCTCAATCATCTTTTAGTGCCCTCCCAGCTAGTTCATACCATGCTCCGTCTATTCAAGGTTCTTCTAGTGGATGTTCAAGCCATTAGGGGCAGATTCTAGTCCAGCAGCCTCAGTCAGctagaggttgttatgagtgtggaaagcTTAGACACATGAGGAGACATTGTCCCAGGTTTGTTAGGGGCGCAATTCCACAATCTTCTCAGTAGTAGTTTCGGCACCAGTTTCCCTAGCCCCTACCCAGACAGTTAGAGGGGGAGGATGTGCAGCTAGAGGTCACCCTATAGGAGAGGGCTAGATTGGAGGAGCTTCAACTagtggtggtcaggctcgatgctatgcttttccaaGTAGACCTGAGGCAATGGCCTTAGTTGCAGTGATTACAGGTATGATTTCGATCTGTCACAGAGATGGTTTTGTGTTGTTTGATCTGGGTTTACTTATTCTTATATGTCAACATATATTTCtccttatttggatatgcctcgtggttCTCTTGGTattcctgttcatgtatctacccctgttggtgattctattatggtggaacGTGTGTATCAAActtgtgtggttaccattgggggttatgagactagggttgatcttctgTTGCTTAATATGATGGACTTTAATATGATATTGGGTATAGATTAGTTATCTCCataccatgctattcttgattgtcacgctaagatggctatgccggggttgccaagcttggaatggagaggttctcttggTCACACTTCTAGTAAAGTGAACTCATTTTTTAAGGCTCAATGGACAGTTGAGAAGGAATGTTTGGCATATATAACTTTTGTTAGAGATGTTACTGCCAATAATTCTActgttgagttagttccagtagtgaagGAGTTTCCAGATATGTTTCCTGCAGCCCACAAGGCATGCCACCCCATAGGGATATTGAATGTGGTACCAGGCACTTAGCCCATATATATTGCATCGTATTGTATGACtccaactgagttgaaggaattaaaatagcagttataggagttgctagataaggggttcatcaggccgAATTATTTCACCTTGGGGTGTGCCGGTGTTGTTtgggaagaagaaagatggttctatgaggatgtgtgttgactataggtagttgaacaaggtgactataaagaacaagtatccattgcctcacaTCGATGAATTGTTTGATTATCCTCAGGGTACTagagtattctcaaagattgacttgagatcgggttatcaccagttgaagatcagggcttcTGACATCCCTAGGATGAATTTTTGGACTCGTTAtaagcattatgagtttttggtgatgtcttttggtttgactaatgcctcAATAGCTTTTATGCATTTtatgaacagtgtgttccagccttatttggattctttgaCATTGTGTTCGTTGATGATATATTTCCGTAGTGCTGAGGAGCACGAGTAGtacttgaggattgtgcttcaaattttgagggagaagaagttatattctaagttctccaagtgtaagtattggttggactcgatatcatTCTTCAGCCATATGGTGTCTAATGataggatcaaggtggatccgaagaagattgaggcggtttagagttggcctagaccttctACCGCTATAGAGAtatggagtttccttggtttggcaggttattatcatatTTTACAGATCTATTTACCGAGTTAACTCAGAAGGGCGCTCCATTCaaatggtctgatgagtgtgaggagagatttcaaaagctcaagactactttgactacagctcGAGTTTTAGTGTTGCCCTTAGAATTGGGGATGTAtattatctattgtgatgctttatgtgttggtcttgggtgtgtactgatgcaggacgatagggtgatttcctatgcagCACGCCAGTTGAAAACCCATGTGAAAAactatccggtacatgatttggagttggcagctattgttcacgtgCTCTAAATTttgaggcactacttgtatggcgtatcttgtgaggtttacactgatcatcagagtcttAGGCATCTATTTAAGCAAAAGGATTTGATTTGAGGCCGCGCAGGTAGTTGGAGTTATTGAAGgtttatgatatcactatcctgtatcatccgggaaaggctaatgtgatagcagatgctttgagtaggaaggcgaaGAGTATGAGAAGTTATATTTATTCTAGCTATGGAGAGAcctttggctatggatgttcagactttggttaATAGGTTTGTGAGATACCTTATTTCCGAGGCTAGCTGGGTTCTTACTTGTGTTGTTGCACAGTCGcccttgtttgagtgcatcaaggctcgccagtatgatgaaccttatttgattgtccttaaggacacagtgtttctaggtggtgctaaggaggtgactattgttgatgatggtgtattgcgaCTTCACGAtcagatttgtgttcctaatgtggatggtttgaaAGAGTTGACTCTTGAGGACGCTCATAGTTCGTGGTATTGTATTCattcaggtgctacgaagatgtactatgatttgaagcaacattattggtggcggaggatgaaaaGGGACATTATTGGACATGTGTCAcgatgtttgaattgtcagcaggtcaggtatgagcatcagagatcgggtggtttgcttcaaaggttagagatatcaaagtggaaatgggagcgcattggCATAGATTTTGTGGTAGGACGACCATGGACTTGAGGAGATGTGATGCTGTTTGGGTCATAGTGGACATACTGGCCAATtatgcacatttcattccggtcatGAATTCTTACTCTTCATAGAAGTTGGCTCAGACCTAGATCAGAGAGATTGTTcgcttgcatggtgtgcctgtttctatCATCTCGAATtgaggcactcagtttacatcgcacttttggagagctgTTCAGCGTGAGCTGGGCACGGAGGTTGATCTGAGCAttgcatttcaccctcaaacagatGGGCAGTTCGAGTGACcattcatattttggaggatatgttaagggcctgtgttattgattttggaggccaatgggatcagtttctaccattagcagagtttgcatacaacaacaactatctgTTTAGTATCCAGACgactccgtatgaggccttatttGGGAGATGACGtcattctccggttggttggtttgatctTTGTGAGGCTTGGTTGTTGAGCATAGATTTTGTTAGTGattctttggagaaggtgaaattgattcaggagcagctttgTACAGTACAGTCCAGGCAGTagagttatgctgatagaaaTGTTCGAGATGTGGCTAtcatggagggtgagaaggttcttctccaagttttgcctatgaagggaaTGATGAGATTTTGGAGGAaggtaagttgagccctcagtacaTTGGTCTATTTAAGGTCTtagagaggattggggaggtagCCTACAAACTTactttgccacccagcttgtcgagagttcatctagtgtttcatgtttctttGTTTCGAAAGTATTATGAGGATTAGTAttatgtgttggattttagttcAGTGTAGTTGGATGAGAATCTagcttatgaagaagagccagtggccattttagataggcaggttcgaaagttaaggtGTAAAGATATTGCAtcaatgaaggttcagtggagtgTTCAACCAatcaaggaagcgacttgggagaccgagcatggtATGCATAGCAGATATACTCATCTTTTTGGCAtcccatgtatgattctaaacccgtttgaggatgaacgtttgtttaagagggagagaatgtaacgaccaggccagtcattttgtgtatttgagcctcgttCCCTTATTTGATGCTTTCCATATACTTGTTTGCTATTTTGTGACTTATGGGAATTGTTAGtttggtttcgggaaggtttgacagtgaattggaacacttagttgtATTGTTGAAAGCTTaaattgta is a window from the Nicotiana tomentosiformis chromosome 10, ASM39032v3, whole genome shotgun sequence genome containing:
- the LOC138899809 gene encoding uncharacterized protein translates to MERPLAMDVQTLVNRFVRYLISEASWVLTCVVAQSPLFECIKARQYDEPYLIVLKDTVFLGGAKEVTIVDDGVLRLHDQICVPNVDGLKELTLEDAHSSWYCIHSGATKMYYDLKQHYWWRRMKRDIIGHVSRCLNCQQVRYEHQRSGGLLQRLEISKWKWERIGIDFVVGRPWT